One segment of Panicum virgatum strain AP13 chromosome 3K, P.virgatum_v5, whole genome shotgun sequence DNA contains the following:
- the LOC120696538 gene encoding non-specific lipid-transfer protein 4-like gives MARPAVVGQQLAALLLLLLMAAPSVTNAGVTCGQVLNYLTPCISYAMGRGSEPPAACCSGVSNLNAAANNTADRQATCKCLKQITSTMPALKPDIVAGIPSKCGVDIPYPIARSTDCSKVQ, from the exons ATGGCTCGCCCTGCAGTAGTAGGCCAGCAgctggcggcgctgctgctgctgctgctgatggcgGCGCCGTCGGTGACCAACGCCGGCGTGACGTGCGGGCAGGTGCTGAATTACTTGACCCCGTGCATCAGCTACGCCATGGGGCGGGGCAGCGAGCCCCCGGCGGCCTGCTGCTCCGGCGTGAGCAACCTGAACGCGGCCGCCAACAACACCGCCGACCGGCAGGCCACCTGCAAGTGCCTGAAGCAGATCACCAGCACCATGCCGGCGCTCAAGCCCGACATCGTCGCGGGCATCCCCAGCAAGTGCGGCGTCGACATCCCATACCCAATCGCACGCTCAACAGACTGCTCCAA GGTGCAGTAA
- the LOC120696540 gene encoding non-specific lipid-transfer protein 3-like yields the protein MARRLSVSVVVLVAALVAAETASAAVSCGEVTSAVAPCLGYAMGSSASPSAACCNGVRSLSSRASSTADRQAACACLKSMTGRLGGNMRNAASIPSKCGVNVGVPISPNVDCSKIN from the exons atggCTCGCCGCCTCTCCGTCTCCGTCGTCGTCCTGGTGGCTGCGCTGGTGGCTGCCGAGACCGcttcggcggcggtgagctgcGGCGAGGTGACGTCGGCCGTGGCGCCGTGCCTGGGGTACGCGATGGGCAGCTCGGCTTCGCCCTCGGCGGCGTGCTGCAACGGGGTGAGGTCGCTAAGCAGCCGGGCGTCGTCGACGGCGGACCGGCAGGCGGCGTGCGCCTGCCTCAAGAGCATGACGGGGAGGCTGGGCGGCAACATGCGCAACGCCGCCAGCATCCCCAGCAAGTGCGGCGTCAACGTCGGCGTCCCCATCAGCCCAAACGTCGACTGCTCCAA GATAAACTGA
- the LOC120696539 gene encoding non-specific lipid-transfer protein 2-like yields MRHTTLALFIDQHSLALPPHQHLLVIPKQTHSSSTGRTQLVKLSSHSRTIQAMARAHQVVAIAAVAAVVLLAAAATTTEAAVTCGQVSSAIGPCIAYARGTGSGPSAACCSGVRSLNSAARSTADRRAACNCLKSAAGRVSGLKLGNAASIPSKCGVSIPYTISPNVDCSRVS; encoded by the exons ATGCGCCACACCACCCTTGCTCTATTTATAGACCAACATTCCCTTGCACTCCCTCCTCACCAGCACTTGCTTGTCATTCCCAAGCAAACGCATTCATCCAGCACCGGCCGCACTCAGCTCGTCAAGCTAAGTTCACATTCACGCACAATCCAAGCAATGGCTCGCGCTCATCAGGTCGTGGCTatcgccgccgttgccgccgtcgtgctgctcgccgccgcggcgaccaCCACCGAGGCCGCCGTGACCTGCGGGCAGGTGAGCTCGGCCATCGGCCCCTGCATCGCCTACGCCCGCGGCACCGGCTCCGGCCCCTCCGCAGCCTGCTGCAGCGGCGTGAGGAGCCTCAACTCGGCGGCCAGGAGCACCGCCGACAGGCGCGCCGCATGCAACTGCCTCAAGTCCGCCGCCGGCAGGGTGAGTGGCCTCAAACTTGGAAACGCCGCAAGCATCCCCTCCAAGTGCGGAGTCAGCATCCCCTACACCATAAGCCCAAACGTCGACTGCTCCAG GGTGAGCTAA
- the LOC120696545 gene encoding non-specific lipid-transfer protein 3-like, which produces MTMALMMKNNRMQAVVALAVVMAAAALVASASAAITCGQVGSALAPCIPYATGKASALPSSCCGGVRSLNSAARTSADRQAACRCLKSLASTVKSVNMGTVATIPGKCGVSVPFPISMSTDCNKVN; this is translated from the exons ATGACAATGGCTTTGATGATGAAGAACAACAGGatgcaggcggtggtggcgtTGGCCGTTGTCATGGCAGCTGCGGCGCtggtggcgtcggcgtcggcggccatCACGTGCGGGCAGGTGGGTTCGGCGCTGGCGCCGTGCATCCCGTACGCGACGGGGAAGGCGAgcgcgctgccgtcgtcgtgctgcggcggcgtgcgcaGCCTCAACAGCGCGGCGCGGACGAGCGCGGACCGGCAGGCGGCGTGCCGGTGCCTCAAGAGCCTGGCCAGCACCGTCAAGTCGGTGAACATGGGCACCGTCGCCACCATCCCCGGCAAGTGCGGCGTCTCCGTGCCATTCCCCATCAGCATGTCCACAGACTGCAACAA GGTCAACTAA